In Pseudomonas rhizosphaerae, one DNA window encodes the following:
- a CDS encoding aspartate aminotransferase family protein, with translation MSTPVSNDYVYALDREFVFHSWSTQGALNPLVIAGGQGCTLWDYDGREYLDFSSQLVNTNIGHQHPKVIAAIVEQASSLVTVAPATANLMRGEAAKRILARAPSHFGKVFFTNAGADANENAMRMARLFTGRDKILSAYRSYHGSTGAAIVATGDPRRVPNEFARGHVHFFNPYLFRSEFHATNEQEECERALQHLRRVIECEGPAAIAAILLESIPGTAGILVPPKGYLAGVRALADEYGILVILDEVMAGFGRTGSWLALDHFDIVPDLICFAKGVNSGYVPAGGVMISKPIAEYFDHHFFPGGLTYSGHPLAMAAIVATLDVMAEEGIVDNARQIGHEVLGPGLQALAAKYPLIGEARGIGLFWALEFISDRKLKTPLAAPLMGQMKAAFQARGLLTFIVENRLHVVPPCIVNAAQVEEALGIFDEVIGEFSGGYMR, from the coding sequence ATGAGCACGCCCGTTTCCAACGACTACGTGTACGCCCTGGACCGTGAATTCGTGTTCCATTCCTGGTCGACCCAAGGCGCGCTGAACCCGCTGGTGATCGCCGGTGGCCAGGGCTGCACGCTATGGGACTACGATGGGCGCGAGTATCTGGACTTCAGCAGCCAGTTGGTCAACACCAACATCGGCCATCAGCATCCAAAAGTGATCGCGGCCATCGTCGAGCAGGCCAGCAGCCTGGTCACGGTGGCTCCGGCCACCGCCAACCTGATGCGCGGTGAGGCGGCCAAGCGCATCCTGGCGCGGGCGCCGAGCCACTTCGGCAAAGTGTTCTTCACCAATGCCGGCGCGGATGCCAACGAGAATGCCATGCGCATGGCGCGGCTGTTCACCGGCCGCGATAAGATTCTGTCCGCTTACCGCTCCTACCATGGCAGCACCGGCGCGGCCATCGTCGCCACAGGCGATCCACGGCGAGTGCCCAATGAATTCGCCCGCGGCCATGTGCATTTCTTCAATCCGTACCTGTTTCGCAGCGAGTTTCATGCCACCAACGAGCAGGAAGAATGTGAACGCGCGCTGCAGCACCTGCGCCGGGTCATCGAATGCGAAGGCCCGGCTGCCATTGCGGCCATACTGCTGGAAAGCATACCCGGCACGGCCGGCATCCTGGTGCCACCCAAGGGTTACTTGGCGGGCGTGCGCGCGCTGGCCGACGAGTACGGCATTCTGGTGATTCTCGATGAAGTGATGGCCGGTTTCGGGCGCACCGGCAGTTGGCTGGCGCTGGACCATTTCGACATCGTGCCGGACCTGATCTGCTTCGCCAAAGGGGTCAACTCAGGCTACGTACCCGCCGGTGGGGTGATGATTTCCAAACCGATCGCCGAGTATTTCGATCACCATTTCTTCCCCGGCGGCCTGACCTATTCCGGACATCCGCTGGCCATGGCGGCCATCGTGGCGACACTGGATGTGATGGCCGAGGAAGGCATCGTCGACAACGCCCGGCAGATCGGCCATGAAGTCCTCGGCCCGGGCTTGCAGGCGCTGGCGGCGAAGTACCCGTTGATCGGTGAGGCCCGCGGGATCGGCCTGTTCTGGGCGCTTGAGTTCATCAGCGACAGAAAGCTCAAGACGCCGCTGGCCGCTCCGCTGATGGGCCAGATGAAGGCGGCGTTCCAGGCGCGCGGATTGCTGACCTTCATCGTCGAGAACCGCTTGCACGTGGTGCCGCCGTGCATCGTCAATGCCGCCCAGGTGGAGGAAGCGCTGGGGATTTTCGATGAGGTGATCGGTGAGTTTTCGGGCGGCTACATGCGTTGA
- a CDS encoding aldolase, with amino-acid sequence MAHSFDIHPATRPLTQMAGLDSPEIRQARIDLAACFRMAAKLGMAEGICNHFSFVLPGHPQLFLVNPFGLAFAEVTASSLLICDFQRRVLAGEGQPEATAFFIHAQLHRLNPRATAAFHTHMPNATALCMLEGDPFVWAGQTALKFYERMVVDEHYNGLALDDAEGKRISRAAGEADIVMLKNHGPLVLGPSIAEAWDDLYYLERAAEVQLKAMASGRPLKPVPHAIASAACRQMLVGNAESARLHLDSVKRSLAGSGYDL; translated from the coding sequence ATGGCTCACAGTTTCGATATCCACCCAGCTACCCGTCCCCTGACGCAGATGGCCGGTCTGGACAGCCCAGAGATCCGTCAAGCGCGCATCGACCTGGCAGCCTGTTTTCGCATGGCGGCGAAACTGGGTATGGCCGAGGGGATCTGCAACCACTTTTCCTTTGTGCTGCCCGGCCATCCGCAGTTGTTTCTGGTCAACCCGTTCGGCCTGGCGTTCGCCGAAGTCACCGCGTCCTCGTTGCTGATCTGCGATTTTCAGAGGCGCGTCCTGGCCGGTGAAGGCCAACCGGAGGCGACGGCGTTTTTCATCCACGCCCAACTGCATCGCCTCAACCCGCGTGCTACCGCTGCGTTCCACACCCATATGCCCAACGCCACGGCGCTGTGCATGCTCGAAGGCGACCCCTTCGTGTGGGCTGGGCAAACAGCGTTGAAGTTCTATGAGCGGATGGTGGTGGACGAGCACTACAACGGCCTGGCCCTGGACGATGCCGAGGGCAAGCGCATTTCGCGCGCGGCCGGTGAGGCGGATATCGTCATGCTCAAGAATCACGGCCCGCTGGTACTCGGCCCCAGCATCGCCGAAGCGTGGGATGACCTGTACTACCTGGAGCGGGCCGCCGAAGTGCAACTCAAGGCCATGGCCAGCGGCCGTCCGCTCAAGCCCGTACCCCACGCCATCGCCAGCGCCGCGTGCCGGCAGATGCTGGTCGGCAACGCCGAAAGCGCGCGTCTGCACCTGGACAGTGTCAAGCGCAGCCTGGCGGGCAGCGGTTACGACCTGTAG
- the ppa gene encoding inorganic diphosphatase: protein MSYSKIPAGKDLPNDIYVAIEIPANHAPIKYEIDKDSDTLFVDRFMATPMFYPANYGFIPNTLADDGDPLDVLVVTPYPVTPGAVIRARPVGILHMTDDGGGDAKVIAVPHDKLSQLYVDVKEYTDLPPLLLEQIKHFFENYKDLEKGKWVKIEGWGDADAARAEITKSVAAYKG, encoded by the coding sequence ATGAGCTACAGCAAGATTCCAGCCGGCAAAGACCTGCCGAACGACATCTACGTCGCCATCGAGATTCCGGCCAACCACGCGCCGATCAAATACGAAATCGACAAGGACAGCGACACCCTGTTCGTCGACCGTTTCATGGCCACGCCGATGTTCTACCCGGCCAACTACGGCTTCATTCCCAACACCCTGGCCGATGACGGCGACCCCCTCGACGTGCTGGTCGTTACCCCTTACCCAGTCACCCCAGGTGCAGTCATCCGCGCCCGTCCGGTCGGCATCCTGCACATGACCGACGACGGCGGCGGCGACGCCAAGGTCATCGCCGTACCGCACGACAAGCTGTCGCAGCTGTATGTGGACGTCAAGGAATACACCGATCTGCCGCCGCTGCTGCTGGAACAGATCAAGCACTTCTTCGAGAACTACAAGGATCTCGAAAAAGGCAAATGGGTGAAGATCGAAGGCTGGGGCGACGCAGACGCCGCCCGCGCCGAAATCACCAAGTCGGTCGCCGCCTACAAAGGTTGA
- a CDS encoding zinc-dependent peptidase has protein sequence MWSYKAWRRQRTLHRHRIDESLWQTVRGDLPILDGLDAQQDQHLREACVLFLQAKALTCLPGVELDDRARLHLAAQAQLPLLQLGDLDWYQGFHEIVLYADDFVSPQRYRDPSGVEHQWDGEHSGEAWQQGPVILAWSGVMASGSWDGYNLVIHELAHKLDMLNGDANGLPPLHGDMRVSDWASAMQHAYDDLNRQLDADPDAETTIDPYAAENPAEFFAVTSEYFFTAPDLLHQAYPLVYEQLRLFYRQDPLQRLSALPPTCVTP, from the coding sequence ATGTGGTCCTACAAGGCCTGGCGGCGACAGCGGACCCTGCACCGCCACCGCATCGATGAATCGCTGTGGCAAACGGTGCGCGGCGATCTGCCGATTCTCGATGGCCTCGATGCACAGCAGGACCAGCACCTGCGCGAGGCCTGCGTGCTGTTCCTGCAGGCCAAGGCCCTGACCTGCCTGCCCGGTGTCGAACTCGACGATCGCGCCCGCCTTCACCTTGCGGCACAAGCGCAGTTGCCGTTGCTGCAATTGGGCGATCTGGACTGGTATCAGGGCTTTCACGAAATCGTCCTGTATGCCGACGATTTCGTCAGCCCGCAGCGTTACCGCGATCCCAGCGGCGTGGAGCACCAGTGGGACGGCGAGCACAGTGGCGAGGCCTGGCAACAGGGGCCGGTCATTCTCGCCTGGTCGGGGGTCATGGCCAGTGGCAGCTGGGATGGTTACAACCTGGTCATCCACGAACTGGCGCACAAGCTCGACATGCTCAACGGCGACGCCAACGGCCTGCCGCCGCTGCACGGCGACATGCGTGTGAGCGACTGGGCCAGCGCCATGCAGCATGCCTACGACGACTTGAATCGCCAGCTCGATGCCGATCCCGATGCGGAAACGACCATCGACCCGTATGCCGCGGAAAATCCGGCGGAGTTCTTCGCCGTTACCAGTGAGTATTTCTTCACCGCCCCGGATTTGCTGCATCAGGCCTACCCGCTGGTCTATGAGCAGCTGCGCCTGTTTTATCGCCAGGATCCGCTGCAGCGGCTTTCGGCCCTGCCCCCGACCTGCGTAACGCCCTGA
- a CDS encoding DedA family protein, which yields MEFSFIDLILHLDVYLNMLVTQYGTWVYAILFLVIFCETGLVVMPFLPGDSLLFIAGAVAAGGGMDPFLLAGLLMTAAILGDSTNYIVGRTVGDKLFSNPDSKIFRRDYLDQTHAFYARHGGKTVTLARFLPILRTFAPFVAGVGKMHYPRFLGFSVLGTVLWVCGLVTLGYFFGNMPFIKQNLTLLIVAIILISLLPMIVGVLRSRTSRTAPTR from the coding sequence ATGGAATTCAGCTTCATCGACCTCATCCTGCACCTGGATGTGTACCTCAACATGCTGGTGACCCAGTACGGCACCTGGGTCTACGCGATCCTGTTCCTGGTGATTTTCTGCGAAACAGGCCTGGTGGTGATGCCTTTCCTGCCCGGCGACTCGTTGCTGTTCATCGCCGGTGCCGTCGCGGCCGGTGGCGGCATGGACCCGTTCCTGCTCGCAGGCCTGCTGATGACCGCCGCCATCCTGGGCGACAGCACCAACTACATCGTCGGTCGTACGGTGGGTGACAAGCTGTTCAGCAATCCGGATTCGAAGATCTTCCGTCGCGATTATCTGGATCAGACCCACGCCTTCTATGCTCGCCACGGCGGCAAGACCGTGACCCTGGCGCGCTTCCTGCCGATCCTGCGCACCTTCGCCCCGTTCGTGGCCGGTGTCGGCAAGATGCACTACCCGCGCTTCCTGGGCTTCAGTGTGCTGGGCACGGTGTTGTGGGTCTGTGGCTTGGTGACCCTGGGCTACTTCTTCGGCAACATGCCGTTCATCAAGCAGAACCTGACCCTGTTGATCGTGGCGATCATCCTGATTTCGCTGCTGCCCATGATCGTCGGTGTGCTGCGCAGCCGCACGAGCCGCACCGCGCCTACGCGCTGA